The following are encoded in a window of Pectinophora gossypiella chromosome 8, ilPecGoss1.1, whole genome shotgun sequence genomic DNA:
- the LOC126368971 gene encoding uncharacterized protein LOC126368971 produces MTNFIGNISNFDHNVQEWQIFYGRFEQFVKINNINDGNRGALLLTLLSDDTYRLARNLVHPDKLEDVKFDELVKKLSSHFTPKRSVFADRANFYAATRGTGESVEDWVARLRGLIVHCEFGSALESHLLDRFVLGMNAGPERDRLFELDATTCTFAKAVEVAQQMSCARLARAQPGAGAAGLNVKEEPVYRVSGAKGDVDRSKGVHRCSVCGLKNHDAAKCRFKNYRCQVCGEIGHLKKVCSGKKSINSRIHNINSVPENSEKSECDNCKECQVFNLRFPN; encoded by the exons atgactaATTTTATCGGAAATATCTCTAATTTCGATCATAATGTGCAAGAGTGGCAGATATTTTACGGACGTTTTGAACAGTTTGTGAAAATAAACAACATCAATGATGGGAATCGAGGTGCATTGTTATTGACATTGTTATCCGACGATACCTACCGTTTGGCACGGAATTTGGTACATCCTGATAAGTTGGAGGATGTCAAATTCGACGAGCTAGTTAAGAAGCTAAGCAGTCATTTCACACCGAAGCGGAGTGTATTCGCTGACAGAGCGAATTTTTACGCGGCGACACGGGGTACGGGAGAAAGCGTCGAAGATTGGGTTGCGCGACTGCGCGGGCTCATCGTACATTGCGAGTTCGGCAGCGCATTGGAATCTCATCTACTCGATAGATTCGTGCTGGGCATGAATGCGGGTCCCGAGCGGGACCGACTATTCGAGTTGGACGCAACTACGTGCACCTTCGCGAAGGCGGTGGAAGTGGCGCAGCAGATGTCGTGTGCGCGGCTCGCGCGGGCCCagcccggcgccggcgccgcgggtCTGAACGTCAAGGAGGAACCGGTGTACCGGGTCAGCGGAGCGAAGGGTGACGTCGACCGATCAAAAGGAGTACACCGTTGTTCTGTATGCGGATTAAAAAATCATGACGCGGCTAAGTGTCGGTTTAAAAATTATCGTTGTCAAGTGTGTGGTGAAATAGGTCATCTTAAAAAAGTGTGCAGTGGTAAAAAATCGATAAATTCGCGTATACATAATATCAATTCCGTTCCGGAAAATTCTGAGAAGAGCGAGTGCGACAATTGCAAGGAGTGTCAAGTATTTAATCTAAG GTTTCCAAATTAA